Proteins from a genomic interval of Flammeovirgaceae bacterium SG7u.111:
- a CDS encoding PAS domain S-box protein, translating to MFKKIKIGTKITTLLLSVVVLSVSAISYLAYVQIKDSTEKRYAESFAALGSLKAEQLRAIFNNLESNIEILSGTEGLPTLLSEYSMDADYDLQDSVKSEIKNQYGSKFKSVEKGYGYSSIFLISSSGEVTYLSKPSVSNIEESAVFPDFEYIQGEIKTDSVFYSDLYVDAGGVYINAIKTLTDESGMLSGYLGLVYDVKSNIYPIVEDRTGLGATGEILLSKRSGLKIDFISPLRHLDISPLSYSVLLKDKASVAMQKAASNEEPSVVEDVDYREKVTVAYWSTVPGVNWGIVVKMDQDEILYSLNTLGWTFVKSGAIIVLFSILVAIIFSRLLTNPIMSLKSKMNLVAKGILPDRIEKTTNDEIGQMASAVQELVGALKRTADFASQIGRGNHDADFKPMSDDDMLGNALITMSDSIQEAEQKDSERNWIVTGVAEIGQILRSHNNLEDLGDEITGFITDKIHGIQGAFYTVDDDNSSTPTLEMKASYAYQKKKYLKASFKFAEGLPGQCAAEQDVIYRTEIPNSYVTVTSGLIGEQKPSSLLLVPLITNEKVYGVLEFAGFEEFTKTQIEFVQEISVIVARTIFNIKVNERTVKLLEESQKMSEELKLQQEILRQNAEEMEATQEELKRTNHRLEDQILEVNRTQKRLQVLLENASEVITIYEKDGRVRYISPSVEPILGYTQDELIGVNDISNVHSDSTDTFRKMFDELLETPDYRVTRQYEYKQKDGQTVWLEATGTNLLGDAAIQGIVINSRDITERRRAEKEERMRSQMQALSENSPDLIKRVNSEGIFFYVNPTIKQITGKPTEFFLSKSIYEVDIDTSLKEAWIEIFKEVSLKNEKVSTEIEVKIEEEGFENRIMQVNAIPEFSEENALESVLLVSHDITESKKAEIEIRETNKKVTESINYAQRIQTSILPDDEAIRTVFPDSFIFYRPRDVVSGDFPWFFQKGDDVYIAAVDCTGHGVPGALISLIGYFILNDIINNSGNSSLSSGEVLDQLNDGVTKTLRQDVSSKTRDGMDIALVKVNKKSNIIQFSGAHRPLYHVSNGELKQVRGDRFPIGGGQYKTRTNFKTSEVEITPSDEVYFFSDGLPDQFGGVDNKKFGNQRIRDLILNSNHQNMGEMKRLFESSFETWKSDKRQTDDILLIGLKFQNI from the coding sequence ATGTTCAAAAAAATTAAAATAGGGACTAAAATCACAACACTACTGCTCTCAGTTGTTGTATTGTCCGTTTCCGCAATCAGCTATCTGGCATATGTCCAGATTAAAGACTCCACTGAGAAAAGGTATGCAGAAAGCTTTGCTGCCCTTGGTTCGTTGAAAGCGGAGCAGTTGCGTGCAATTTTCAACAACTTAGAGTCTAATATTGAAATCCTAAGTGGTACTGAAGGCTTGCCAACGCTTTTGTCTGAGTATTCGATGGATGCAGATTATGATCTTCAGGATTCGGTAAAGAGTGAGATTAAAAACCAGTATGGTTCTAAATTCAAGTCTGTAGAAAAAGGTTATGGTTATTCCAGTATTTTTCTAATTTCTTCTAGCGGGGAAGTTACTTACCTTAGTAAACCAAGTGTTTCCAATATAGAAGAAAGTGCGGTTTTTCCTGATTTCGAATATATCCAAGGTGAAATAAAAACTGACTCTGTCTTTTATTCAGATTTATATGTAGATGCTGGTGGAGTTTATATAAATGCTATCAAAACCCTTACAGATGAAAGCGGAATGCTTTCCGGTTATTTAGGTTTAGTTTATGATGTAAAAAGCAATATTTATCCTATTGTTGAAGATAGAACTGGTCTTGGAGCTACTGGAGAAATTTTGTTATCCAAAAGATCAGGTTTAAAAATTGACTTTATTAGTCCATTACGACACTTAGATATTTCGCCTCTCTCTTATAGTGTTTTGTTAAAAGATAAGGCATCGGTTGCAATGCAGAAGGCTGCCTCAAATGAAGAGCCTAGTGTAGTTGAAGATGTTGATTATAGAGAGAAAGTGACGGTAGCATATTGGTCTACAGTACCAGGTGTTAATTGGGGTATTGTAGTGAAAATGGATCAGGATGAGATCTTATACTCATTAAATACATTAGGTTGGACTTTTGTGAAGTCAGGTGCTATCATCGTTCTGTTTTCAATACTAGTAGCAATAATCTTCTCTAGGCTACTGACAAATCCTATTATGTCCTTAAAGTCTAAGATGAATTTAGTGGCTAAGGGAATTTTGCCTGATAGGATAGAGAAAACAACCAATGATGAAATTGGGCAAATGGCCTCAGCTGTACAAGAGTTGGTAGGGGCGCTTAAAAGAACTGCAGATTTTGCTTCTCAAATTGGTAGGGGAAATCACGATGCTGATTTTAAGCCAATGAGTGATGATGATATGCTAGGAAATGCACTTATCACAATGAGTGATAGCATTCAAGAGGCTGAGCAAAAAGATAGCGAACGTAACTGGATTGTAACTGGAGTTGCCGAAATTGGTCAAATATTAAGGTCTCATAATAACCTTGAAGATTTGGGTGATGAAATCACAGGGTTTATAACTGATAAAATTCACGGAATTCAGGGTGCGTTCTACACCGTAGATGATGATAACAGCAGTACTCCTACCTTGGAAATGAAAGCTAGTTATGCTTATCAAAAGAAAAAATATCTAAAGGCGAGTTTCAAGTTTGCCGAAGGACTTCCTGGTCAATGTGCCGCAGAGCAGGATGTAATTTATAGGACTGAAATACCAAATAGTTATGTAACAGTAACTTCAGGCTTAATAGGTGAACAGAAGCCAAGTTCATTGTTGCTAGTTCCATTAATTACGAATGAAAAAGTTTACGGGGTTTTAGAGTTTGCTGGATTTGAAGAGTTTACGAAAACCCAAATTGAATTTGTCCAAGAAATTAGTGTTATTGTAGCAAGGACTATTTTCAATATCAAAGTAAACGAAAGAACTGTAAAGCTTCTTGAAGAGTCACAAAAAATGAGCGAGGAGCTTAAGCTTCAGCAAGAAATTCTAAGGCAGAATGCTGAGGAAATGGAAGCCACTCAAGAAGAGCTTAAGAGAACGAACCATAGGTTAGAAGATCAAATATTAGAGGTAAATAGGACACAAAAGAGATTACAAGTTTTACTTGAAAATGCTTCGGAAGTAATCACTATTTATGAAAAAGATGGAAGGGTACGATATATAAGTCCATCTGTAGAGCCTATTTTAGGATATACCCAAGACGAGCTTATTGGAGTGAATGACATCAGTAATGTTCATTCGGATAGTACGGATACTTTCAGAAAGATGTTTGATGAGTTGTTGGAGACGCCTGATTATAGGGTTACCAGACAATATGAGTACAAACAAAAAGATGGTCAGACTGTCTGGCTGGAAGCTACAGGTACAAACCTATTAGGTGATGCCGCAATACAAGGGATTGTAATTAATTCTAGGGATATTACAGAGAGAAGAAGGGCTGAGAAAGAAGAGCGAATGAGAAGTCAAATGCAGGCGCTCTCTGAAAACTCTCCAGACCTTATTAAAAGAGTAAATAGTGAAGGTATATTCTTCTATGTGAACCCTACTATTAAACAGATTACAGGAAAGCCTACTGAGTTCTTCTTATCTAAATCTATTTATGAAGTAGATATAGATACATCTTTAAAAGAGGCGTGGATAGAGATTTTTAAAGAGGTTTCTCTTAAAAATGAAAAGGTTTCTACCGAAATAGAGGTTAAAATAGAAGAAGAAGGTTTTGAGAACAGGATAATGCAAGTAAATGCAATACCCGAGTTCAGCGAAGAAAATGCTTTAGAGTCAGTGCTTTTGGTATCGCATGATATCACTGAAAGTAAAAAGGCGGAAATAGAAATTAGGGAAACCAATAAAAAGGTTACGGAGAGTATTAACTATGCTCAACGAATTCAAACATCTATACTTCCAGATGATGAAGCTATCAGAACCGTATTCCCAGATTCGTTTATCTTTTACAGACCTAGAGATGTTGTAAGTGGAGACTTTCCTTGGTTCTTTCAGAAAGGCGATGATGTGTATATAGCTGCAGTAGACTGTACAGGTCATGGTGTTCCTGGAGCATTGATATCTCTAATCGGTTATTTTATTCTAAATGATATAATAAACAATAGCGGTAACAGTTCATTAAGCTCAGGAGAGGTACTAGACCAATTGAATGATGGAGTTACCAAAACTTTGCGTCAAGATGTTAGCTCTAAGACACGAGATGGAATGGATATAGCTCTTGTAAAAGTGAATAAGAAAAGTAATATCATCCAGTTCTCAGGAGCGCACAGACCTTTGTACCACGTTTCAAATGGTGAATTAAAGCAGGTTAGGGGAGATAGGTTCCCAATAGGTGGAGGTCAATACAAGACGAGGACGAATTTCAAAACGAGCGAAGTTGAAATTACCCCTTCAGATGAAGTGTATTTCTTTTCAGATGGTTTGCCAGACCAATTTGGAGGTGTTGACAATAAGAAGTTTGGTAACCAAAGAATAAGGGATTTAATCCTAAATAGTAATCATCAGAATATGGGTGAAATGAAGAGGTTGTTTGAGTCTTCATTTGAAACCTGGAAAAGTGATAAACGGCAAACTGACGACATCCTTCTTATAGGGTTGAAGTTTCAAAATATTTAA
- a CDS encoding SiaB family protein kinase yields the protein MKYIYDLHKTMLKKNLILVYEGEFTQEITKSVLSMAERNMDSFGEESNIKRKVFNVMVECLQNICKHAESFDESEYGKGMANAIFMIGKQDSVYFITSGNAILSEYVPDMASKLENINSLDKAGLKDLYKSIIRNGSISDKGGAGLGFVDMARKSGQKLIFDFEPINDKLTFFSLQTTIPRI from the coding sequence ATGAAGTATATATATGATTTACACAAAACAATGTTGAAAAAAAACCTGATATTGGTTTATGAGGGAGAATTTACCCAAGAAATAACCAAGTCGGTTTTATCAATGGCTGAGAGGAATATGGATTCCTTCGGAGAAGAGTCCAATATTAAGCGCAAAGTTTTTAACGTGATGGTAGAGTGTTTGCAGAATATCTGTAAACACGCAGAAAGTTTCGATGAAAGTGAATATGGTAAAGGAATGGCTAATGCTATATTCATGATAGGGAAACAAGATTCTGTATACTTCATCACTTCTGGTAATGCTATATTATCGGAGTATGTGCCTGATATGGCTTCAAAGCTCGAAAATATTAATAGTCTTGATAAAGCAGGGCTAAAAGATCTTTACAAAAGTATTATAAGAAATGGTTCAATTTCTGACAAAGGAGGAGCTGGACTTGGCTTTGTAGATATGGCTAGGAAATCCGGACAGAAACTTATTTTTGATTTTGAGCCAATCAATGATAAATTGACATTTTTCTCACTACAGACTACAATACCAAGAATCTAA
- a CDS encoding GAF domain-containing protein yields the protein MKSITRSFSILLVVSFILVTIYAAFELFGLPTDILKALDINETSKVEVARQVTQKAYWALGLDLLIIMLMIFMFSTYNLNHKAENIVYVEKDVTVKKSEAESSNYDEVLLLERLERFREQIDAITGDDESKVLDKAISALCKELQASTGAIYKTITEDGLNFLEFVGGFAFQKPDSQKIRYEFGEGLAGQAAKSGKELQTSSVPNGYITVFSGLGESTPNNLIILPIKQEDFVKGVVEIASFTTFSHVDVEFIRETSKIIIGLLETEDVTVS from the coding sequence ATGAAATCAATAACAAGAAGCTTTAGCATTTTACTGGTAGTGTCATTTATTTTAGTGACGATCTACGCAGCTTTTGAACTTTTCGGTCTTCCGACTGATATTTTGAAAGCACTTGATATTAACGAAACTTCAAAAGTTGAAGTTGCACGGCAAGTCACTCAAAAAGCTTATTGGGCTTTAGGGTTAGACCTACTCATTATCATGTTGATGATATTTATGTTTTCGACTTATAATTTAAATCATAAGGCAGAAAATATAGTCTATGTGGAGAAAGATGTTACCGTGAAGAAGAGTGAGGCTGAATCGTCTAATTATGATGAGGTTCTTTTATTAGAAAGGCTAGAAAGGTTTAGAGAGCAAATTGATGCTATCACAGGAGATGATGAATCGAAAGTGCTGGACAAAGCTATTAGTGCTCTTTGTAAAGAACTACAGGCTAGTACTGGTGCTATTTACAAGACTATAACCGAAGATGGCTTGAATTTTTTAGAGTTTGTAGGTGGGTTTGCCTTTCAAAAACCTGATAGCCAAAAGATAAGATACGAGTTCGGTGAAGGCTTAGCAGGTCAAGCTGCGAAGTCGGGAAAAGAGCTTCAAACATCGTCTGTTCCTAACGGGTATATAACAGTGTTTTCGGGCTTAGGGGAAAGTACTCCAAATAATTTAATAATACTCCCAATAAAACAGGAAGATTTCGTTAAAGGAGTGGTTGAAATCGCTTCATTTACCACTTTTTCCCATGTTGATGTTGAGTTTATTCGCGAGACTTCAAAGATCATAATAGGCTTGCTTGAAACCGAGGATGTGACTGTTTCATAA
- a CDS encoding ATP-binding cassette domain-containing protein: MSEEILKALTQLFAIICKQDGGVTEGERNFVISFFRQELDRKSVAEYVALYDKFADYGVESNEDLSDSQKKKAKKKLTNVRDSVRTLGICRKINKTLNQKQKTIVLVKLLELLASDRSFTPQRMEIINTVSTVFNVPSEEYKKIEDFVIEEHSSRLDNDDILIFDDEKPPEGSNIRYIDSGLLDGEIIFVRVKSVGLYFTKYTGEDEISLNNQQVKKDTILQFTPGSVFKTPKGAPLYYSDLVSKYNSEGELDKISFNADHIEFKFPNGAIGLNDVNISENTGRLIGIMGASGAGKTTLLNVLAGIEQPSKGRILINGFDINKQKDKVEGVIGYVSQDDLLIEDLTVYENLYYNAKLCFKGLSEEAIDGKVMEALANLGLDRIKDLKVGNALNKKISGGQRKRLNIALELIREPSVLFVDEPTSGLSSRDSENVIDLLKELSLKGKLIFVVIHQPSSDIYKMFDKMILMDTGGYPIFNGNPVEAVVYFKSVTGQVGSEKGQCNTCGNVNPEQLFNIIEARVVDEYGEFTNKRKVAPEDWNKLFKENFSLNRNDDIEEAPPKNLRIPSKLIQASIFTIRDFLSKVSNKQYLIINLIEAPILALLLSLVIRYVASGDDSYIFRHNDNIPPYILISILVSLFMGLTVSAEEIIRDRKILKREKFLNLSRSSYLISKLLILFGLSALQTLTFVLIGNTVLEIQGVNIMYWFVLFTISCNANVLGLNISSAFNSAVTVYIIIPLLIIPQMIFSGVIFDFSKLNNSISGRGQVPIIADIMSSRWGYEAIAVQQFKSNKFEKHIFEYEAEESTNNFKVAYWIPKMQELLMSSGTILEQEVISDSLSEELKTKYEIIKYELIKDSYSQANLDITFKDKDFDSFNAEDVSLIWEHLENASSYYSLLLARANDAKDSVLYSMENSLPQGVSLTEFKDKHFNDQLESVLTNSSAEERIDIVDGKIIQILDPVFQLPYNNGQLLNYRAQFFAPKKHLFGVYFNTYYFNLCAIWFMTLILYITLYYEVWTKASKLISRMNTKRPLSK; encoded by the coding sequence ATGAGTGAAGAAATACTCAAAGCTTTAACGCAACTATTCGCCATAATCTGTAAGCAAGATGGTGGAGTTACGGAAGGGGAACGCAATTTCGTTATTAGCTTTTTTAGACAAGAGCTAGATCGCAAGAGTGTTGCTGAGTACGTAGCGCTATATGATAAATTTGCTGATTATGGAGTTGAAAGTAATGAAGATCTGTCCGATTCTCAGAAGAAAAAGGCTAAAAAGAAGCTGACAAACGTTCGAGATTCGGTTCGTACTTTGGGGATTTGCCGAAAAATCAATAAAACACTTAACCAGAAGCAGAAAACAATTGTATTGGTTAAGCTGCTTGAGTTATTAGCATCTGACAGATCTTTCACTCCTCAAAGGATGGAAATAATTAACACAGTGTCTACTGTGTTTAATGTTCCTAGTGAGGAGTATAAAAAGATTGAAGATTTTGTCATTGAGGAGCATTCATCTCGCTTGGATAATGATGATATTTTAATCTTCGATGATGAAAAACCACCAGAAGGAAGCAATATCAGGTATATTGATTCAGGTCTATTGGATGGTGAAATAATATTTGTAAGGGTCAAAAGCGTTGGTTTATATTTTACAAAATATACAGGTGAAGATGAAATCTCACTAAACAACCAACAAGTAAAGAAAGATACCATTCTCCAATTTACCCCTGGAAGTGTATTTAAAACTCCTAAAGGAGCTCCTCTTTATTATAGTGACCTAGTTAGCAAGTATAACAGTGAGGGTGAACTTGATAAGATTTCTTTTAATGCCGATCATATTGAATTTAAGTTTCCAAATGGAGCGATAGGTTTGAATGATGTCAATATTTCAGAAAATACTGGAAGGTTGATAGGTATAATGGGAGCAAGTGGGGCTGGCAAAACTACCTTATTAAATGTATTGGCAGGTATAGAGCAGCCTTCTAAGGGTCGTATTCTGATTAATGGGTTTGATATCAACAAACAAAAAGACAAAGTAGAGGGTGTAATTGGTTATGTTTCTCAGGATGACCTTCTTATCGAAGATTTAACTGTTTATGAAAACTTATATTACAATGCCAAACTTTGTTTCAAAGGCTTAAGTGAAGAGGCTATCGATGGAAAGGTGATGGAAGCTTTGGCGAACTTAGGTTTAGATAGAATAAAGGATCTAAAAGTTGGTAATGCCCTTAATAAAAAAATAAGTGGTGGTCAGAGAAAGAGGCTAAATATAGCTCTCGAGTTAATAAGGGAGCCATCTGTTCTTTTTGTGGATGAGCCTACTTCAGGTCTTTCATCTAGAGATTCAGAAAATGTTATAGATTTATTAAAAGAGCTTTCACTTAAAGGAAAGCTGATTTTTGTGGTTATCCACCAACCATCGTCAGACATCTATAAAATGTTTGATAAAATGATTTTGATGGATACAGGTGGTTATCCAATATTTAATGGAAATCCTGTTGAAGCAGTTGTATATTTTAAATCTGTAACTGGTCAGGTAGGTAGCGAGAAAGGGCAGTGTAATACATGTGGTAATGTTAATCCAGAGCAGTTATTTAATATTATTGAGGCAAGGGTAGTTGATGAATACGGTGAATTCACAAACAAAAGAAAAGTTGCTCCTGAAGATTGGAACAAACTCTTTAAGGAGAACTTTAGCCTAAATAGAAATGATGACATAGAAGAGGCTCCTCCTAAAAACCTTAGAATTCCTTCTAAGTTAATTCAAGCATCCATCTTTACGATTAGGGATTTTCTGTCTAAGGTCAGTAATAAACAGTACCTCATAATCAACTTAATTGAAGCTCCTATATTAGCTCTTTTACTTTCACTAGTAATTAGGTATGTAGCTTCAGGAGACGATAGCTATATTTTTAGGCATAATGATAATATCCCTCCTTATATCTTGATTTCGATTTTGGTCTCGCTTTTTATGGGATTAACAGTCAGTGCTGAAGAAATTATTAGGGATAGAAAAATATTAAAGAGAGAGAAGTTTTTGAACCTTAGTAGAAGTAGTTATTTAATATCCAAACTTTTAATTCTATTTGGTTTATCTGCTCTTCAGACCCTAACATTTGTCTTAATTGGTAACACAGTACTTGAAATTCAGGGTGTTAATATAATGTACTGGTTTGTTCTCTTTACTATTTCATGTAATGCGAATGTTTTAGGGTTGAATATTTCATCGGCATTTAATTCTGCAGTTACTGTCTATATAATTATCCCGCTATTAATTATTCCACAAATGATATTTAGCGGTGTGATCTTTGATTTTAGCAAGCTAAATAACTCTATTTCTGGAAGAGGACAAGTACCGATCATAGCTGATATTATGTCATCTAGGTGGGGCTATGAGGCAATAGCTGTTCAGCAATTCAAATCAAATAAATTTGAAAAGCACATATTTGAATATGAGGCTGAAGAAAGTACGAATAACTTCAAGGTCGCTTATTGGATTCCTAAGATGCAAGAATTACTTATGTCATCAGGAACTATTTTAGAGCAAGAAGTTATTTCTGACTCACTCAGTGAAGAATTAAAGACTAAGTATGAAATTATAAAGTATGAGTTGATTAAAGATTCCTATAGCCAAGCAAATTTGGATATTACATTTAAGGATAAAGATTTTGACTCATTTAATGCGGAGGATGTCAGCTTGATTTGGGAGCATTTGGAGAATGCATCTAGTTACTATAGCCTTTTGCTTGCAAGGGCAAATGATGCTAAAGATTCAGTATTATATAGTATGGAAAATAGCTTGCCTCAAGGGGTTTCCTTAACAGAGTTTAAAGACAAGCACTTTAATGATCAGCTAGAAAGTGTTCTAACTAATAGTTCCGCAGAAGAGAGGATTGATATTGTAGACGGAAAAATCATCCAAATACTAGATCCTGTATTTCAATTACCTTATAACAATGGTCAACTTTTAAATTACAGGGCTCAGTTTTTTGCTCCTAAAAAACATCTGTTTGGTGTATATTTCAATACGTATTACTTTAACCTTTGTGCTATTTGGTTCATGACCCTAATACTGTATATTACTTTATATTATGAAGTTTGGACTAAAGCTTCAAAACTTATAAGTAGAATGAATACAAAGAGACCGTTATCAAAATAA
- a CDS encoding DUF1987 domain-containing protein, giving the protein MELLNLEGTEDTPSVLLDKGNEIFELSGRSLPEDAAEFYQPILDWLSKYSLEPNPKTQFVFKLEYFNTASSKLILDVLSQLEEIDGVDILWYYHEDDEDMEEAGEEFSELVEVDFEFKIY; this is encoded by the coding sequence ATGGAATTATTAAACCTTGAAGGTACTGAAGATACTCCGAGTGTCTTGTTAGATAAAGGGAATGAAATTTTTGAATTATCAGGAAGGTCTTTACCTGAAGATGCAGCAGAATTTTATCAACCCATACTTGACTGGCTTAGTAAATACAGCTTAGAGCCAAACCCAAAAACTCAATTTGTATTTAAACTTGAGTACTTTAACACAGCTTCTTCTAAATTGATTTTGGATGTGTTATCTCAACTAGAAGAAATTGATGGGGTAGATATTTTGTGGTATTATCACGAAGATGATGAAGATATGGAAGAAGCAGGCGAAGAGTTTTCTGAGCTTGTGGAAGTGGATTTTGAATTTAAAATCTACTAG
- a CDS encoding DUF4199 domain-containing protein, which yields MEDNLLDYQQEPVSSKSIAIKYGLILGVVNIIFTLIILYTGLLGNTIIGFLGYGIYFAFLFLGMKEFKGDNNGVMTFGKGFGLGTLASLIAGLFMCVFFYVYLSFIDDYLLTFMLDFTVTQLEESGTVDQNAIDMAMSIYEDYLFTPLGYSILALVSGFFVGMIISLITAAITKKNPEVPY from the coding sequence ATGGAAGATAATTTACTTGATTACCAGCAAGAGCCAGTTTCCTCTAAATCTATAGCTATAAAATATGGACTGATTTTAGGTGTGGTAAATATTATTTTCACCTTGATCATCCTTTATACAGGTTTGTTGGGAAATACTATCATTGGTTTTTTAGGATATGGTATCTATTTCGCATTCCTTTTTTTAGGAATGAAAGAGTTTAAGGGTGACAACAACGGGGTTATGACTTTCGGCAAAGGGTTTGGCTTAGGCACACTCGCCTCGCTCATTGCAGGGTTGTTCATGTGTGTATTCTTCTATGTATATCTTTCATTTATAGACGACTACTTGTTGACTTTTATGCTCGATTTTACAGTTACTCAACTTGAAGAATCGGGTACGGTAGACCAAAATGCCATAGATATGGCCATGAGTATATATGAAGATTATCTTTTCACTCCTTTGGGCTATTCTATATTGGCTTTAGTTTCAGGTTTTTTTGTAGGAATGATCATTTCTTTGATTACTGCCGCCATAACTAAGAAAAACCCGGAAGTACCTTATTAA
- a CDS encoding protein-glutamate O-methyltransferase CheR: protein MQQEIEIADLRKLTQLVKEKYDFDFRNYAMSSFKRRIKRITELYKFKSVDALIDKLETTPSFFEEFVSEITVNVTEMFRDPSFWKVLRDQIIPNILLNHNKISIWHAGCSSGEEVMSMAILLKEMDILDKSHIVATDVDTEIIDRAKKGVINMKNMDLNSKNYIRFEGRYTMDRYYTEENGKAILDPSLLAPVSFRKHDLVQGIVFSKFDLILCRNVMIYFNQTLQNDVLYKLHESLFKYGYLAIGSKESLIWCDIANKFIVVNNEEKVYKKIKE from the coding sequence ATGCAGCAAGAAATTGAAATAGCAGATTTGAGAAAGCTGACACAGCTCGTAAAGGAAAAGTATGATTTTGACTTTCGAAATTATGCGATGTCTTCCTTCAAAAGAAGGATTAAGCGTATAACAGAGTTATATAAGTTCAAATCGGTTGATGCATTAATTGATAAACTTGAAACCACTCCTTCTTTCTTTGAAGAGTTTGTTTCTGAGATTACTGTGAATGTGACAGAGATGTTCAGGGATCCGTCTTTCTGGAAAGTGCTGAGAGATCAGATAATCCCTAATATATTACTGAACCATAATAAGATCAGTATTTGGCATGCTGGCTGTTCCTCTGGAGAGGAAGTGATGTCTATGGCTATCTTGCTCAAGGAAATGGACATTTTAGACAAGTCTCATATAGTGGCTACAGATGTGGATACAGAGATTATCGATCGTGCTAAAAAAGGCGTGATCAATATGAAGAATATGGACCTGAACTCGAAGAACTATATCCGATTTGAAGGAAGGTACACAATGGACAGGTATTATACCGAAGAGAATGGTAAAGCTATTTTAGATCCTTCGCTACTTGCGCCGGTGTCTTTCAGAAAGCATGATTTAGTTCAGGGTATCGTCTTTTCTAAGTTCGATTTAATTCTATGTAGAAATGTGATGATCTATTTCAACCAGACATTGCAAAATGATGTGCTGTACAAACTTCACGAAAGTCTTTTCAAATATGGCTATTTGGCCATAGGCTCGAAGGAGTCTCTTATATGGTGCGATATAGCCAACAAGTTCATTGTGGTGAACAATGAAGAGAAGGTGTATAAGAAAATAAAGGAGTAG
- a CDS encoding chemotaxis protein CheB, translating to MRFKLHNKYKAIAIGGSAGSFQPITKILASLPKDFPLPIFLCLHRLKHVRHGFVEALTIKSVKPVSEPYDKEMIKRGLVYLAPANYHMSIELGNSFSLTTEELVNNSRPAIDITLESAAYAYRDKLIGILLSGANKDGAYGMKRIKERGGTTVIQDPEESMINTMPSAAQAMTQIDYVLQTDQIIKFLLELDKQFRIA from the coding sequence ATGAGATTCAAACTACATAATAAATATAAGGCCATAGCAATAGGAGGGTCGGCGGGAAGTTTCCAGCCAATCACGAAGATATTGGCATCTTTGCCAAAAGACTTCCCTCTGCCAATATTTCTATGCCTGCACCGTTTAAAACACGTCAGGCATGGGTTTGTGGAGGCATTGACGATCAAAAGTGTGAAGCCGGTGAGTGAGCCTTATGATAAAGAAATGATCAAAAGAGGGTTGGTGTATTTAGCTCCGGCCAATTATCATATGTCAATCGAACTCGGTAACTCTTTTTCGCTAACCACAGAAGAGTTGGTAAACAACTCGAGACCTGCCATTGATATTACCCTTGAGTCTGCGGCCTATGCCTACAGAGATAAGTTGATAGGGATTTTGCTTTCAGGTGCCAATAAAGATGGTGCTTATGGGATGAAGAGGATTAAGGAAAGGGGAGGGACGACAGTAATACAAGATCCTGAGGAAAGCATGATCAATACTATGCCGAGTGCGGCACAAGCTATGACTCAGATAGATTATGTTTTACAGACAGATCAAATTATAAAATTTCTACTGGAATTGGACAAACAATTCAGAATCGCATGA